Below is a window of Drosophila willistoni isolate 14030-0811.24 chromosome XR unlocalized genomic scaffold, UCI_dwil_1.1 Seg144, whole genome shotgun sequence DNA.
GTCCAAGGAATTGCCTTTGCTTGGAAGATTATAAATTTGTTCAATGCACAAATGCCCATCTCACTCATGTGCCATTGGATATGCCCAAAACGGCAGCGATTATAGATTTAAGCCATAATGTTATAGCCGAATTGCGGGCCGAGGATTTTGCCAATTTGAGTAAAGTAGTTGAGATTAATTTAAATCACAATCTACTCAGTCGTTTGGACAAAGAGGTAACTTTAAGTTATTCATTTCGTTTTGATGAtcgttttttttaatgtaatttatttttgcaggCATTCTATGGTCTAGAACGTTTGCGACGCTTGCGTTTGGCCAATAATCGTTTAACGAAAATTGATCCTGATACATTTGGCGGGGCATCTGATTTGTTTTCATTGGATTTGAGTAATAATAGTGTTATTCAGCGTACCGATGGCCGCTCATTTTTGAATCAACCCAAATTGAGTGAATTTAGCTGTTCGAATTGCAGTTGGACCGAATTGCCAGAACAAATCTTTTCAAATATGAGTGCATTGACTGCTTTACGTTTGGATCACAATGATTTCCAGCAGGTAAGTTTTGAAAAAACGCGCGCACGCAGGCCCAATTAAAGTTATCGTGTTATCGATATAAGCACGCACAGTGGCAACTCCACATAGCAGCTGACTGTTAGCCTACATGCAGTTGTCTCGCTCTCGCAGCTAAACAAATTGTAACTCTGCTTCtttctttatctttttctTCTGACAGCAAATCAATACGCGAGCTTTTGCACCGCtagaaaagttaattaaactaaaacTGCCCGAATTGAATCAGGAGAATATTGAGAAACTTTGCAATCTATTGGATAACATAGACAACATTAGTTTCAAGAATTTTGATATCAGTTGCTTTGAGCTTGTCTCGGGTACATCGTTCAACAAGAGCTTAATCCAGCCCACCGAAGCGCCAAATAATAAGCGGGTGTCGGCGCAGCTGCCGACCACAATAAAACCAACAACCACACCAGCACCAGCTCCGCCACGCTCGGGTAAGCAACAGCCAACACAAACAACACTCGTCtttatttcattaattaattgaatttcatttttaatacaGCAAATCGAAATCGCAACAAAATGAACAATAACAAtacggctgctgctgctgttgacgGTGTAGAGATTGCCAAGGCCAATATTCTTGGCTCGGAAGGCGGAATTGTCGATGGCACCACAACGGGCAC
It encodes the following:
- the LOC6638963 gene encoding leucine-rich repeat and immunoglobulin-like domain-containing nogo receptor-interacting protein 3 → MHVYYKFGLLLIFLLSVSISHTYAAPSAEASDYDSYDNYDDDDDDYGTGKTAENESKSNPELAMIIGSSTTTTTTTYRPIFHIPRRSNHVLEPSCPRNCLCLEDYKFVQCTNAHLTHVPLDMPKTAAIIDLSHNVIAELRAEDFANLSKVVEINLNHNLLSRLDKEAFYGLERLRRLRLANNRLTKIDPDTFGGASDLFSLDLSNNSVIQRTDGRSFLNQPKLSEFSCSNCSWTELPEQIFSNMSALTALRLDHNDFQQQINTRAFAPLEKLIKLKLPELNQENIEKLCNLLDNIDNISFKNFDISCFELVSGTSFNKSLIQPTEAPNNKRVSAQLPTTIKPTTTPAPAPPRSANRNRNKMNNNNTAAAAVDGVEIAKANILGSEGGIVDGTTTGTDKEEPYQVPISREVINTLLICIMVIAIIGIIIGLICRKDVGGIKTKCCRTSKPEPKDQVHPTEEIPLNKLA